In Anseongella ginsenosidimutans, one genomic interval encodes:
- the lpxD gene encoding UDP-3-O-(3-hydroxymyristoyl)glucosamine N-acyltransferase gives MKFTAAELGKLLNGIVEGEPGAEVSAVSKIEDAQEGSLTFLANPKYAPFLYSTNASIVIVGLDLLLEKPVTSTLIRVKDPYSAFSVLLDLYNSSKLNKTGREEPNFISPSAEIGEECYIGAFSYIGHNVKLGKNVKVFPQVYLGDNCVVGDNSVLYAGVKIYSDCLIGSRVIVHSGTVIGSDGFGFAPQPDGSYSKVSQIGNVVIEDDVEIGSNNSIDRATMGSTIIGKGVKLDNLIQVAHNVEIGKNTVIASQTGISGSTKIGENSVIGGQVGIVGHISLAKGTQINAKSGISKSITEEGKQWNGSPALAFRESLRIQAVYRRLPELENKIALLEKQLLERGGSGEEAERNA, from the coding sequence ATGAAATTCACTGCGGCCGAACTTGGAAAATTACTGAACGGGATTGTCGAAGGCGAGCCCGGGGCCGAAGTGTCTGCTGTTTCAAAGATTGAAGACGCCCAGGAGGGCTCGCTTACCTTCCTGGCAAATCCTAAATATGCTCCTTTCCTGTATTCCACGAATGCTTCCATTGTCATTGTAGGTCTGGACCTGTTGCTGGAAAAGCCGGTGACAAGTACATTAATCCGCGTAAAGGATCCTTACAGCGCATTTTCAGTGCTGCTTGACCTCTACAACAGCAGTAAACTGAATAAGACAGGGCGCGAAGAACCCAATTTTATAAGCCCTTCGGCCGAAATCGGGGAAGAATGTTACATCGGCGCCTTTTCCTACATTGGCCATAACGTGAAGCTGGGAAAAAACGTAAAAGTATTTCCGCAGGTATATTTGGGTGATAATTGCGTGGTGGGAGATAATTCTGTCTTATACGCCGGAGTTAAGATCTATTCGGATTGCCTGATTGGGAGCCGTGTGATCGTTCATTCCGGCACAGTCATCGGCAGCGATGGTTTTGGCTTTGCCCCGCAGCCGGATGGTTCCTATTCTAAAGTGAGCCAGATCGGGAATGTGGTCATTGAGGACGATGTGGAAATAGGGTCTAATAATTCTATTGACCGCGCCACGATGGGTTCCACCATTATCGGAAAAGGGGTGAAGCTTGACAACCTGATACAGGTAGCCCATAACGTGGAGATTGGCAAGAACACGGTAATAGCTTCCCAGACGGGCATTTCGGGCAGTACAAAAATAGGAGAGAACTCCGTGATCGGCGGACAGGTAGGCATCGTAGGCCATATTTCATTGGCGAAAGGTACTCAGATAAATGCCAAGTCGGGCATATCCAAGTCAATTACCGAGGAAGGAAAACAATGGAACGGTTCGCCTGCCCTGGCTTTCCGGGAATCGTTGCGCATACAGGCTGTATACAGGAGGCTGCCGGAATTGGAAAACAAGATCGCCTTGCTTGAAAAACAGCTGCTGGAACGCGGCGGGAGCGGGGAGGAAGCAGAGAGGAATGCTTAA
- a CDS encoding HD domain-containing protein, which produces MLPRGSIVTLNKKKIINDPVYGFINIPYEIIFDLLSHPYLQRLRRIKQMALAHLVYPGALHTRLHHALGAMHLMCMALETLRGKGHAISEAEAEGATIAILLHDAGHGPFSHALEHTIVEGISHEDISGLVMDRLNREFGGRLDLAIRIFKGTYEKNSCTSWSRASWTWTGWIT; this is translated from the coding sequence TTGCTGCCAAGAGGTTCCATTGTGACGCTGAACAAAAAAAAAATAATCAATGACCCCGTTTACGGGTTTATAAACATCCCTTACGAGATCATTTTCGATCTGCTCTCACACCCTTACCTGCAGCGTCTGCGGAGGATCAAGCAAATGGCCCTGGCGCACCTGGTTTATCCCGGAGCCCTGCATACGCGCCTCCATCACGCCCTGGGCGCTATGCACCTGATGTGTATGGCGCTGGAAACGCTTCGCGGAAAGGGGCATGCTATTTCCGAAGCCGAGGCCGAAGGAGCTACTATTGCCATCCTGCTGCACGATGCCGGGCACGGCCCTTTTTCTCATGCCCTGGAACATACCATTGTAGAAGGGATCTCACATGAGGATATTTCTGGCCTGGTCATGGACAGGCTGAACAGAGAGTTCGGAGGCCGGCTTGACCTGGCCATTCGAATTTTCAAGGGAACGTATGAAAAAAATTCCTGCACCAGCTGGTCTCGGGCCAGCTGGACATGGACCGGATGGATTACCTGA